The DNA segment GGCGGCGTCCACAAGACCACCGCGACGGTGCTCGCCGCGGCCACCATCGGCAGCGTGCGCGGCCGTGGCGTGCTGGCCTGGGACGACAACGAGCTGCGCGGCACGCTCGGCCTGCGGGCCGGCAGCGCCCGGCACGCCCGGACCATCAAGCACCTGCTCGCCGACCTGATGCGGATCGAGAACCTGCACGGCGACGCGCTGCTGCAGGAGCTCGACGCCTACCTGCGGCACGCCTCGGACGGCTCCTACGACGTGCTGGCCGGCGAGGAGAACCCGCGCTTCGCCCAGCGGCTCGACCAGGGGACCGTGCGGCGGGTGATGGACCTGCTGCGCCGCACCCACGACGTGATCTGCGTCGACACCGGCAACAACGTCGAGAGCGTCAACTGGCAGACGGTGATGCGCACCGCCGACCAGCTGGTGATCACCACGGTGCCGCGGGAGGACGCCGCGTTCACCGCCGACTGGATGCTCGACGTGCTCGAGGAGAGCGGGATGGGCGACATGGTGGCGAACGCCGTGACGTTGATCTCGTGCCCGTCGCCGGGTCATCTGCCGCTGCTCGAGGACTTCAAGAAGCACTTCGCCACGCGGACGAGGGCGGTCGCGGTCGTGCCCTACGACCCGGCGCTGGAGGTCGGCTCCTCGATCGAGTACGGGGACCTGCAGGCCGAGACGAGGCAGGCCTGGTTGCGGGCCGCGTCGACGATGCTGGAGCCGTTCGCCGAGTAATATTCTGGGCCGTCGACGTAAAGGGGGGCTCGGGTGTCCGACTCGTTCGTGCATCTTCATGTTCACACTGAGTATTCGATGCTCGACGGGGCTGCCCGGGTCAAGGAACTCCTCGCCGAGGCGAAACGGCTCGGCATGCCGGCCGCCGCGATCACCGACCACGGCAACATGCACGGCGCCTACGACTTCTACAAGCAGGCGCAAGCAGCCGAATTGATCCCGGTGATCGGCGTCGAGGCCTACGTCGCCCCGGAGTCCCGGCTGACCAAGAGCCGGATCAAGTGGGGTCGCCCGGAGCAGAAGTCGGACGACATCTCCGGTAACGGTGCGTACACGCACATGACCATGTGGGCGCGGAACGCCGTCGGCCTGAAGAACCTGTTCCGGCTCAACTCGCGCGGGTCCATCGAGGGCCAGCTCGGCAAGTACCCGCGGATGGACTTCGACATCATCGCGGAGCACGCCGAGGGGATCATGGGCACCACCGGCTGCCCGTCCGGCGCGGTGCAGACCCGGCTGCGGCTCGGCCAGTTCGACGAGGCGCTCAAGTCCGCCGCGATGTACCAGGAAGCCCTCGGGAAGGACAACTACTTCCTCGAGATCATGGACCACGGCCTGTCGATCGAGAAGCGGGTCCGGGACGGACTGCTGGAGATCAGCAAGAAGCTGGCCATCCCGCCGCTGGTGACGAACGACTCGCACTACGTGCACGAGGCCCAGTCCGAGGCGCACGACGTGCTGCTCTGCGTGCAGACCGGCAGCAACGTCGCCGACCCGAACCGGTTCCGCTTCGACGGCTCCGGCTACTTCGTGAAGTCGGCCGACCAGATGCGCGCCGTCGACTCCTCCGAGGCCTGGCAGGAGGGCTGCCGCAACACGCTGCTGGTGGCCGAGAAGGTGGACACCGACGGGATGTTCACCTTCAAGAACCTGATGCCGCGGTTCCCGATCCCGGACGGCTTCACCGAGGAGGAGTACTTCCGGCACGTGGCCTTCGAGGGCCTGCGCCGGCGCTTCCCGGACGGCATCCCGGACACCCACGTGAAGCAGGCCGACTACGAGCTCGGCGTCATCATCTCGATGGGCTTCCCGGCGTACTTCCTGGTGGTCGCCGACTTCATCCAGTGGGCGAAGAACAACGGCATCGCGGTCGGCCCGGGCCGTGGCTCGGCGGCGGGCTCGCTGATCGCCTACGCCATGGGGATCACCGACCTCGACCCGCTCCCGCACGGCCTGATCTTCGAGCGGTTCCTCAACCCGGAACGCATCTCGATGCCCGATGTCGACATCGACTTCGACGATCGGCGCCGCGCCGAGGTGATCCGCTACGTCACCGAGAAGTGGGGCGAGGACAAGGTCGCCCAGATCGCGACGTTCGGAACGATCAAGGCGAAGGCCGCGATCAAGGACTCGGCCCGGGTGCTGGGTTACCCGTTCGCGGTCGGCGACCGGATCACCAAGGCCATGCCGCCGGACGTCATGGGCAAGGGCATCACCCTCGGCGGCATCTTCAACAAGGAGGACAAGCGCTACAACGAGGCCGGTGAGATCCGCGGGCTCTACGAGACCGACCCGGACGTCAAGAAGGTCATCGACACCGCCCGCGGCATCGAGGGCCTGATCCGGCAGACCGGTGTGCACGCCGCCGGCGTCATCATGAGCGCCGAGCCGATCATCGACCACATCCCGCTCATGCGGCGGGCCAGCGACGGCGTCATCATCACGCAGTTCGACTACCCGACCTGCGAGACGCTCGGCCTGCTGAAGATGGACTTCCTCGGCCTGCGCAACCTGACCATCCTCGACGACGCGAACCGCAACGTCGAGCTCAACCACGGTCAGAAGCTCGACCTGCTGGCGCTGCCGCTGGACGACCCCAAGACGTACGAGCTGCTCGCCCGTGGCGACACCCTGGGCGTGTTCCAGCTGGACGGCGGGCCGATGCGCTCGCTGCTGCGCCTGATGAAGCCGGACAACTTCGAGGACATCTCCGCGGTCCTGGCGCTCTACCGCCCCGGTCCGATGGGCGTCGACTCGCACACCAACTACGCGCTCCGCAAGAACAAGCTCCAGGAGATCACCCCGATCCACCCGGAGCTGGAGGAGCCGCTGCGGGAGATCCTCGAGCCGACGTACGGCCTGATCGTCTACCAGGAGCAGGTGCAGCGCGCCGCGCAGATCCTCGCCGGTTACAGCCTCGGCCAGGCCGACCTGCTGCGTCGTGCCATGGGTAAGAAGAAGAAGGAGATCCTCGACAAGGAGTTCGTGCCGTTCCGGGACGGCTGCCGGGAGCACGGCTACTCCGACGAGGCGATCCAGGCGGTGTGGGACGTCCTGGTGCCGTTCGCCGGCTACGCGTTCAACAAGGCGCACTCCGCGGCGTACGGGCTGGTGTCGTACTGGACCGCCTACCTGAAGGCGCACTACCCCGCGGAGTACATGGCCGGGCTGCTCACCAGCGTCGGCGACGACAAGGACAAGATGGCCATGTACCTGGCGGAGTGCCGCCGCATGGGCATCCAGGTGCTGCCGCCGGACGTGAACCAGTCCGCCGGGCCGTTCACCCCGGTCGGCACCGACATCCGCTTCGGCCTCGGCGCGGTCCGCAACGTCGGTGGCAACGTGGTGGAGGCGATCGCCCGGTGCCGGAAGGAGAAGGGCGACTACAACGACTTCTACGACTTCCTGTCGAAGGTGGACGCGGTCGCCTGCAACAAGAGGACCATCGAATCGCTGATCAAGGCCGGCGCGTTCGACTCGATGAAGCACAGCCGCAAGGGCCTGCTGGCGGTGCACGCCGAGGCGATCGACGCGTACGCCGACGTGAAGCGCAACGAGGCGGCCGGCCAGTTCGACCTGTTCGGCGCGTTCGGCGACTCCGACTCCGGGGTCTCCTCGACGGTGGCGATGCCGGTCATCGGCGACTCCGAGTGGGACAAGCGGGACAAGCTGGCGTTCGAGCGGGAGATGCTCGGCCTCTACGTCTCCGACCACCCGCTCGCCGGCCTGGAGGTGCTGCTGCAGAACGCGGCGGACACCAGCATCGCGGCGCTGAACGAGGAGGGCTCGGTCCCGGACGGCCAGGTCGTCACGCTCGCCGGCATCCTCACCGGCGTCCAGCGACGGATCACCAAGCAGGGCCGGGCGTGGGCCTCGGCCACCCTGGAGGACCTGGCCGGCGGCGTCGAGGCGCTCTTCTTCCCGAACACCTACGAGCTGGTCGGGCAGTACATCGCCGAGGACGCGATCGTGGTGGTCAAGGGCCGGATCGACAGGCGCGACGATCAGGCGCGGATCATGGCGATGGACATGTCGATCCCGGATGTGACCAGCAACCCGGACAGCAAGCCGGTCACCCTGACGATGCCGATCACTCGGTGCACGCCACCGCTCGTGGACGAGCTGAAGGAGATCCTGATCAGCCACCCCGGGGACACCGAGGTGCACGTCCACCTGCAGAACGGCAGCCGGACCACGGTGATGCGCCTCGGTGGCGTGCGCGTCGCGCCCACCCCGGCGCTCCGAGCCGACCTCAAGATGATTCTCGGCCCGTCCGCAGTCGCCTGACAGCGGCGTCCCAGCGCTGATCTGGAAGGATCGTAGGGTGCAACCGAGCGATCTCGAACCGCCGCCCTACGATCCCGGCCCGCCGCCGGAGCAGCGGTGGCAGCCTCGTCGTGGCCCGCGCCGGCCGGTGGGGCGGACGGCGGTCGTCACGTTCGTCACCCTCGCCGTGGTCAGCGCGCTGGGCGTACCGCTCGGCCTGCTCTGGCGGTGGCTCTCCCCGGGCGTCCCGGTGGTCGACGTCGGCGACAGCGGGATCGTGGTGAACGACCCGTCGCCCGAGCAGTACATCGCGGCGGACGGCTGGTTCACCCTGCTCGGGATCGCGTTCGGGATCGTCGTGGCGATCGCTGCCTGGCTGGTGCTGCGCCGCGATCGCGGGCCGTTCCTGCTGGCCGGCGTCGTGGGCGGGACCTTCGTGGCCGGCCACTGGGTGGCGCCGATGGTCGGCGAGATGATCGGCCGGGACGCGTACGAGCAGTGGCGGTCCTCGGCGGCACAGGGCGCGACCTATCTCGCGCCGCCCGAGGTGCACTCGCTCGGCCCGACGCTGGTGCCGGCGTTCGCCGCCGCTATCGTGCTGACGCTGCTGGCCGGCTGGTCGAACGACCCCGACCTGGACCAGCCTGGTGCCGCCCCCGGCTACGGGCCGAACCACCCGCCCTTCGATGCCCGCGCCGGTTTCCAAGATCCGGCTTCCCGGGACTCGTCGGTGTTCCAAGATCCGGGTGTGCGGGACTCGGCGTTCCAAGATCGGCAGGTCGAGCGGGCCTCGGACGGGAGCGACGACTCAGTTGGGGCTGGCGGGCCGGGCGAGGTCGGACAGCGGGACGGGGACGGCGCGGACCCGCGCCAGCAGGCCTGACTCCCGGT comes from the Actinoplanes sp. OR16 genome and includes:
- the dnaE gene encoding DNA polymerase III subunit alpha → MSDSFVHLHVHTEYSMLDGAARVKELLAEAKRLGMPAAAITDHGNMHGAYDFYKQAQAAELIPVIGVEAYVAPESRLTKSRIKWGRPEQKSDDISGNGAYTHMTMWARNAVGLKNLFRLNSRGSIEGQLGKYPRMDFDIIAEHAEGIMGTTGCPSGAVQTRLRLGQFDEALKSAAMYQEALGKDNYFLEIMDHGLSIEKRVRDGLLEISKKLAIPPLVTNDSHYVHEAQSEAHDVLLCVQTGSNVADPNRFRFDGSGYFVKSADQMRAVDSSEAWQEGCRNTLLVAEKVDTDGMFTFKNLMPRFPIPDGFTEEEYFRHVAFEGLRRRFPDGIPDTHVKQADYELGVIISMGFPAYFLVVADFIQWAKNNGIAVGPGRGSAAGSLIAYAMGITDLDPLPHGLIFERFLNPERISMPDVDIDFDDRRRAEVIRYVTEKWGEDKVAQIATFGTIKAKAAIKDSARVLGYPFAVGDRITKAMPPDVMGKGITLGGIFNKEDKRYNEAGEIRGLYETDPDVKKVIDTARGIEGLIRQTGVHAAGVIMSAEPIIDHIPLMRRASDGVIITQFDYPTCETLGLLKMDFLGLRNLTILDDANRNVELNHGQKLDLLALPLDDPKTYELLARGDTLGVFQLDGGPMRSLLRLMKPDNFEDISAVLALYRPGPMGVDSHTNYALRKNKLQEITPIHPELEEPLREILEPTYGLIVYQEQVQRAAQILAGYSLGQADLLRRAMGKKKKEILDKEFVPFRDGCREHGYSDEAIQAVWDVLVPFAGYAFNKAHSAAYGLVSYWTAYLKAHYPAEYMAGLLTSVGDDKDKMAMYLAECRRMGIQVLPPDVNQSAGPFTPVGTDIRFGLGAVRNVGGNVVEAIARCRKEKGDYNDFYDFLSKVDAVACNKRTIESLIKAGAFDSMKHSRKGLLAVHAEAIDAYADVKRNEAAGQFDLFGAFGDSDSGVSSTVAMPVIGDSEWDKRDKLAFEREMLGLYVSDHPLAGLEVLLQNAADTSIAALNEEGSVPDGQVVTLAGILTGVQRRITKQGRAWASATLEDLAGGVEALFFPNTYELVGQYIAEDAIVVVKGRIDRRDDQARIMAMDMSIPDVTSNPDSKPVTLTMPITRCTPPLVDELKEILISHPGDTEVHVHLQNGSRTTVMRLGGVRVAPTPALRADLKMILGPSAVA